A DNA window from Peromyscus leucopus breed LL Stock chromosome 3, UCI_PerLeu_2.1, whole genome shotgun sequence contains the following coding sequences:
- the Cd9 gene encoding CD9 antigen → MPVKGGSKCIKYLLFGFNFIFWLAGIAVLAIGLWLRFDSQTKSIFEQESNHSSFYTGVYILIGAGALMMLVGFLGCCGAVQESQCMLGLFFGFLLVIFAIEIAAAVWGYTHKDEVIKEVQEFYKDTYQKLKTKDEPQRETLKAIHMALDCCGMLGVVEQFISDTCPKKQGFEAIQVKTCPEAINEVFNSKFHIIGAVGIGIAVVMIFGMIFSMILCCAIRRSREMV, encoded by the exons CTTGCCGGAATTGCGGTGCTCGCCATTGGACTATGGCTCCGATTCGACTCTCAGACCAAGAGCATCTTTGAGCAAGAGTCTAATCATTCCAGTTTCTACACAG gaGTGTACATCCTGATTGGAGCTGGGGCCCTCATGATGCTGGTGGGTTTCCTGGGCTGCTGTGGAGCTGTGCAAGAGTCCCAGTGCATGCTGGGATTG TTCTTCGGATTCCTCTTGGTGATATTCGCCATTGAGATAGCTGCGGCCGTCTGGGGCTACACCCACAAGGATGAG GTGATTAAGGAAGTCCAGGAATTTTACAAGGACACCTACCAAAAGCTGAAGACCAAGGATGAGCCCCAGCGGGAAACACTCAAAGCCATCCACATGGCA tTGGACTGCTGTGGCATGCTGGGCGTCGTGGAACAGTTTATCTCAGACACCTGCCCCAAGAAGCAAGGTTTTGAAGCCATCCAGGTCAAG ACCTGCCCAGAAGCCATCAATGAGGTCTTCAACAGCAAGTTCCACATCATTGGAGCAGTGGGCATCGGCATTGCCGTGGTGATG ATCTTCGGCATGATTTTCAGCATGATCCTGTGCTGTGCCATCCGCAGGAGCCGAGAAATGGTCTAG